The DNA region CAATGTTCTTTGTCCATTAGACACAGGAAAGGCTCCTGCTAAATAGTCATATTTACCAATTCCTGAAAAATACTCCGCATGTTGTGCCGCAAAAGACGGCGATTCATTGACATACGCTAAACCTGCAGGATTCCAATATCCTGCAGTAGCGTCTGTTGCAGAAGCAACTTGCGCACCGCCCATACCTAACGCTCTTGCACCTGCACCAATATTTAAAAATTCATTCGAATAGGTTCTAAATTGAGCCTTGACATTACTTAAAACGCCAAAATATCCCAATGCCATAAAAGCAAGAGACTTAATATAATTCATATGATATAATTACTCCTTAAAACGCAATTAGTCGTATAATATTGTTAATAAAATGTTCAGAAAAAGCGAACAAAATTAGACATTATTTTGCGTTTCTATGGATTACTAAATATGAAAAACTATTTTTGCCAAAATTTTGGAATAAAATGAATTTGATTGAGGAGCTTCGTTGGAGAGGCATGTTACAAGATATTATTCCTGGTACGGAAGAGCAATTATTGAAAGAATCTACCGCTGGATATATCGGATTTGATCCCACTGCGGATAGTTTGCATATTGGAAGCTTAGTTCCCATTATATTGTTGTGTCATTTACAAAAAGCAGGACACAAACCTTATGTTTTGATTGGAGGAGCGACGGGAATGATTGGTGACCCAACTGGCAAAAGTGCTGAACGCAATTTGTTAGACGAAGCGACTTTGGCAAAAAATATCGCTGGTGTAAAAAAACAATTGACACAGTTCTTGGATTTTGATGCGTCTAAATCTAATGGAGCCGTTTTGGTTAATAATTATGATTGGTTCAAAACCATTTCTTTTATTGACTTTTTGCGTGACACAGGTAAATCCATCACCGTTAATTACATGATGTCCAAAGACAGTGTAAAAAAACGTATTGAAAGTGATAATGGTATTAGCTATACAGAATTTGCCTACCAATTAATGCAAGGACATGATTTTTATGAATTATACACAAAAAATAATGTCAAATTACAAATGGGCGGTAGCGACCAATGGGGAAATATCACCACAGGAGCTGAATTAATCCGTAGAAAAGCTGGCGGTGAAGCATTTGCTTTTACTTGCCCATTATTGAAAAAAGCAGATGGTGGGAAATTTGGAAAAACAGAAGGTGGTAATGTTTGGTTAGATGCAGAAAGAACAACACCTTTCCAATTTTACCAATTTTGGATAAATGCGTCTGATGATGATGCAAAAAAATGGATCAAAATTTTTACTTTTTTGAGTAAAGAAACGATCGAGCAATTAACCATTGAACACGATACAAATCCTGCAGCACGTCTTTTGCAAAAATCTTTGGCAAAAGAATTGACCATTTTCGTTCATGGAGAAGAGGCATATAATGAAGCTATTATCACAACCGAAAAATTATTTTCCGCGCAAAATGCTTCTGTAGATACGCTTTCTGTTGAAGATTTGGAAAATATGAATGGCATTGTCAAAATTGATTTTCCAAAAGCAAATTTGAATGGCGATTTAGATATTGTAAGCTTCTTAGCGGATACCAAAATCTTATCAAGTAAAGGCGAAGCACGCAAAATGGTACAAAATGGCGGAGTCAGCATCAATAGAGAAAAAGTAGCTGATATAGCAGCGAAAATGAATAGCTTTACACTTTTACATGATCAATATTTACTCATTCAAAAAGGCAAGAAAAATCACTTTTTGTTGAAAGCAGTTTAGATAATGATGAATTAGAAATTATAAATGATTAAATAATCATTATATAAAAAGTGGAGTATAGAAATGTGATTCTTTACTCCACTTTTTATTAAACGCTTCATTCACAATTCTATTCATATCCATTTTTTCTTTCTAAAATACACCAGCATCAGCAAGAAAACAATAAACAAAATAGTAAGAATTACCCAAAAACTATTGTAGTCGTGCAAGAATGGTATATGATCAAAATTCATCCCAAAAATACCACCAATCACCGTTGCGGGCGCGAGCAAACAAGTCACAATAGCCATAACATTCATGGATTCGTTCATTTTTAGACTTGACTTATTGAGATATAGATCATGCAGATTGCTCATGCTGTCGTGGTAACTTTCCATAATATCCTGCGCCTGCAATATATGATCATACACATCTTTAAAATAGCGTTCTGTTTTCTTGTCAATCAGCGGATTATTGGTCTTAAGAAAATTATTGACCAACTCGCGTACCGGCAATATATTTCTTCTCAAAAGCATCAAATCTTTACGTAAGCGTGTCACTTCTTTTATGGAAAAATTAAAATCTTTGCTCAATACCAAAGCATCTTCTTCTGTCTCTATGCGATCGCCAAAATCGTCTATAATATCCTGATAATCATCAACAATCGCATCTAATAATGCATAACAAAGAAAGTCTGCACCTTTTAATCGGATTCGACTTTTATCTGCTCTAATTTCTTTACGTATACTTTCAAATGCATCAAAATTAGGTTCTTCTTGAAACGTAATAATAAAGCCAGGTCCCAATACAATGCTGACTTGTTCCTTATTAACGGAATTGTCCTGTTGATCAATACGCAACATATTGAGCAAGCAAAAAATAATGTTGTCTTGTTCGTCAATTTTTGGACGTTGACCTTTGCTCAAAATATCTAATTCCAACAGATAATGAATATTGTAATGTAGGCAAAGCGCATGCACCACATCTTTATCCAATTTGGATACATTGATCCAAGTGACATTGGCATTGTCTCTAAATGGAAAACATTCATTGATTTCTGTTGGTACATATTCGTGTACTTCCGTTTCATTATAATCGAGAATGTTGATATTTTGTATTTGCATAGATTATATTAAGTGGTGGAGGCTTGCTTTTGAGAAGTAAACCAAGAACGAACGGCTTTTATTTGCATATAGGAAAATTCATTTTCAAATGCGTCAAAGATTTCTTTGAGAGGCGTTGCGGATGTATGATTTTCCAAATACTTAATAATTCTTTTTTGATCTGTTTTTTTTACAAATCTATCTAAATCAACTTCGCCCGAAGGTATAAATTGCAAGATATGCGTTTCGATCGTACTGGTGGAGAGATTGCGTTCCGTAGCTATTTCCTCAATGGATTTTCCATCTTGAAACATAGCAAATGTAACCATTCGAGTCTCTCCTACTTCTCGCTTTTTCACTACAGGAATGCTTTGACTTTCAACAACTTCTTTTTGTTGTTCTGTCAATTTCAAAATCAATTCTTCTACAGGAACATTATTAGCCAAACCATCTACCAAAGATTGCGATTGCAAAATCTGACGTTTTTTCTTTTCAAATATTTGAAACATCAAATGCAATTCTTTAACAAATTTGGTTGCTTTTTTTTCTGCTTTTACCAAATCAATTATTTGCTGAAAAGGCACGATTACATTGGTTTCCAAATGTGGTAAAAACCATTGAATCGCTGCATTCATTCTTTCATGTAAATGCTCATATTGTGCAGCATCGCTTTTATCCAAAATGATTTGCAATTGACGAGAAAACGTATTGGCAACTTCTAATTGCTTTTTTATAGCTTCATGTATCGGACGACATTTTAAAGCAATTCGATCGCGTTCTTTTACTTTTTTCGTTGCCAAATCTTCTAAGAAATCTACAAATTTGTCCAACAATTTATTCCAATCAAACGTGCGAATCAGTAATTGCCCTACATATTCTTTTTGTTCGTCCAAAAGCATTGCATCCAAAGAGGCGTCCGCATTCTTTTCTATAAATTGCAAAACATTCGTATCCGAAAAAATATTTCCATCCGAAATACGCGAGCGCAAAACCAAACCTTGAATGCTACGCAATCGGCTGAGCGCCACATACACTTGACCAGCGGCAAACGAACGTCCGGCATCAACAATCGCCCGATCAAAGGTCAAACCTTGACTTTTGTGAATCGTCACAGCCCAAGCCAATCGTATCGGAAATTGTTCAAATGTTCCTAATTCTTCTTCTTCAATTTTATCTTTTACATCGTCATATTTGTATCGAATATTGCTCCATTTTTCTCGACTGAGCAACAACACATCTTCTTCACCTTTGAATTTTATTTTGATAGTATCGGTGTCTATTTCGGCGATCGTTCCGATTTTTCCATTGTAATATTTGCGTAGCTCACCTTTGTCATTTTTGATAAACATAATCTGCGCACCTAATTTCAATTCCAACGTCTTTTCTGCTGGAAATACTTTTTCGGGAAAATCACGACTCACCATAGCATTAAATCGAAATATTTTCCCTGGCAATTCTGCTAATTCCTGTTGGTTGATCTGATCTGCAATCACATTATGCGAGGCGATGGTGATAAATTCTTCGGACTTATTTGGTTCAAAATCAGGCTGATAATAAGAATTGAGATATTCTATATCCGAATATTCACATTTATTATTCCGCACCTTATTGAGCAAATCAATAAATCGATCATCTTTTTGACGATAGATTTTTTTCAACTCAATAAATATGGGATTGGTCTCTTGAATACTACGTGCTGAAAAGAAAAATGGACTAGCATATAATTCACTCAATTGCGCCATTTCCTCATTTTTTACAACTGGCGGCAACTGAAATAAATCGCCAATATACAACATCTGCACCCCTCCAAAAGGCGTATATGGTTGTCGACGGATGGCACGTAAAATATCATCAATCGCATCCAAAAGATCGGCGCGTACCATGGAAATCTCATCAATAATGATCAATTCCAATTCACGTATGAGATCCAATTTACTTCGATTAAAACGCAATTTAGACATCAATCTATTTTTATTATAGATCATGCTGTCCTCTGGATTGCCCCATTCGGATGGCGCATTGGGTACATACATTCCAAATGGCAATTGGAAAAAAGAATGAATCGTGACGCCGCCGGCATTGATCGCAGCGACTCCTGTGGGCGCAATCACGACCATATTTTTAAAGCAACTTTCCTTGATAAATTTTAGAAAAGTCGTCTTTCCCGTACCGGCTTTTCCGGTAAGAAATACATCTTTATTGGTCTGATTGATAAAACTTGCGGCGCGTGCAAAATCTTCATTTTTTTCCAAAGAAATCATGGCGGCAAGTTACCAAATTTGTAGAAAGGGTTTGGGAAAAAGAAAGCGTGCAACTTGATTAAGTTGCACGCTTTCTATAAAATATTGAAATAGAATTATTTGTATAAAAGTTGGAATAATAATTCTGGTTCGTTCGTAGTAATATATTTGAATTGATGGTCTATGAAATATTGTAAATCTTTCTGCTCATTAACCGTCCAAGCATTCAAGTCCAAACCAAGTTTTTTGGATTCTGCGATCCATTCTGGATGTTTCTGATACACAGAAATATGATAATCTAGACCATTTATTTTGTCAGCTTTCAATTGCGCAGGAGCAATATCGCCTTCCAAATATTCAATATTTGCTTTCGCATCCAAACTACGAATTTTCTTCACTGCATCGTAATCAAAACTAATATACAGGATCCATTTTTGTGCATGTAGTTGATGTACAAGATCAACACATCTTTCGGTCAATTGAATTGTGCGTTCTTTCGAAATAATGGATTTTTTAACTTCTAAAACCAATTTGGTAGCCGTTTGATCCATTCCGGCAGCTAAATATTCTTGTAAAGTTGGTATCGTTTCGCCATTGGGAAGTTTTTTGGCAGCCAATTCGGCATAAGTGCTTTTTTCAATTATAAGACCTTGATATTCATCATCGTGACAGATAACCAAGGAATCATCTTTGGTCAAATGCACATCAAATTCCGAACCGATACAACCGATTTTAATCGCTTCTTTCAAGGAGGCAATAGAATTTTGTGGATTTTTGGCTTCTTTCCATGCTCCACGATGTGCCACAACGGGATTATAATTTTTCACATTGGAATTGGTTGTTTTTTTTACACTTTTACAACTCATCAAGGCAACGCCAATCGCGATGGCAAACATTAATTTTTTCATATCTAAAATTTTCCGTGGTAAATATATTGATTATCAATAAGAAACCATTTTGTCAGAAAATTCTTAACGCATTCGTAAAATGAAACATGAGACCCGACCTTACTTTCTCGCGCAAGCTTAAGTGAGGAATGAACGGAGCCAGTGTGTTTTTTGATGTCACACAAGCACCGCTTCGCTAATGCTTGCGCGAGAAAAGTGAACATCAAACCTCAAGCCATTAACCTTATAATTCATGCCACCAACCTTCTATCTCTACCAATTGGTAAATCTTATCCCAATAGAATAGGGACGTTGATCCATCACATTGTTTTGTAATTTGGTAATGCTATAGGTACCGAAAACATGAATTGGCCCTAGCCCCAATTCCGCCGTATATGCCAATCTCCAATCATTCAAATCAAATGAACCTCCTTGCTTCACTTTTCCGAATTCACTGCTTTTTTGTTTAGTATGTCCGCCAATTCTATAACCTCCGATAATCCCCGTACTGATACTGAATGCCCAAGGGTTTTCTGGATGTGGATCATAATTTAACATCAGCGGAATGGAGGCATAACTCACATACAATTTGTTCTTCTTAAAATCGGTGGTATCACGATAGATGTAATCAGGATTTTTATGATAAGTGATATTGTTTTCATATCTAAAATTGAACATTTCCAAGCCCAATCCATATTTCAAATTGAATTTGCCTTTGATCAAATTCATCTTTTGCATAAATACCCAAATATTCACATTAGAAGATTTCACCGTACGCAGACGCATATCGCTTTTGGTAAAATCTCCACCAGTTCCAGGCATCAAATAACTATTTGCAGCTGCCGAACCGTAGGGCGTTTTGTCATTATAATTGGCAAAACCTAAATCGAATATGAACCAATTGGTATTGATAAATTTCTTCTTTTTTGCGCCATTGACTTCCGAATTGGCAACAATCAGCGTGTCATAATGCGTATTAAATGCAGAATCCATCACCTCAGTAATCGTTACCGTCGCATTAAAAACTCGACGAACCGTGTCCGGTTTTGGGATTGAATCAACTTGTGCATTTGCATATATGCAAATAGTCAAACCAAGTGTTAACGAAGCTAATATTTTGAATTTCATACAATTACGATTATAAATGGTTAGTTTGGGTTGCTTTTTTATCCTCTTCCTTTTTGCCTTTGAAAAATTTCAAAATCTTTTTTGTGCTAATAGATGTATTGGCAACATAAACATCATCATCCGAATTAAAATCGGCCGCAAATATCATGCGTTTGGAAGATTTTGTGGTAGTGACATTATTTTTTTCTTGCAAATTGATCAACTCAATTTTTTGGGTGGACGCTATCACATTGGGAATGTCATTTTTCGTAGTTGGTGCGATATCTACTTTTGCCAAAACGAATTGTTCAGATTTTTTCCAATGATCATCATCCGAAATTTGATCTTGTGGATCTCCAATTGATTGTTTTTTTGCAGAAATAGATTTTTTCGGTTCTATGCTAGATTTTTTTTCAGGCTTGTTTGATGCCAATATTTGTTCCGTACTTTTTTGCACTTGATTCAATTTGGGCGTTAATTTGTCAGAATCTGATGCTACAGGATTTGTTTTTGTTTGATTTAGAATCGTTTTTTTAGGATTGGAATTAAGGACAATTTCGGATGGAATTTCCGTTTTTGTCCATTGAAAAATAGAAAAACAAACGAGCAACAACGCTGCGGCAATCGATGCAACTTTTATCCAAATAGGAATAATACGACCTTTTTCTTTACGTAATAATTCAGATTTATTGGGATAACTGATTGTCTCAAGCGGTAAAACTGTTTGCTGTAAGGCTTCCCAATTTTTCTTATCAGAAGCATTATTTTTCAAATGATTTTGCAAATCAATTTGCTCATTTTTCGCTAATTCATTATCCAAATGCAAAAGCATTTTTTCTTCCCAATTCGCGTTATCTGTGTTTCCTATCTTTAGTAAATTATCCCAATTTTGATCAAAATTTTCCACAGGCAAAACAGTTTCTTGTAATGCCAAAAATTCTTCTTCTATTTCGGGATGTGTTGCAACGAATTGGTCGACCAATTTTTTTTGATCATTATCTAATTCATTATCAACGTATAATAAAAACCAATCTAAGTAATTCTCTTTTGTAATCATTTTGCCCTCCTTTTTTACAAAACTTTATTCATTCCCACCAAATAATTGCGCATTGTCAATCTCGCTCGATGCAAGTACACTTTGACCTGGCTTGCCGACAATTGCGTAATCGCTCCGATCTCTTCATAAGAATAGCCTTCATAATCCTTGAGCATAACCAAACTTCTCTGTACTTCATTCAATTTTTGCATCGCATTATGAATCAATTCTTTCAACTGTCTATCCGGTTGCTGCACTATACGTGGGTCTTCCGAAAAATCCTCTTTCAATGAAATGCGATTATTTTTTCTATAAAAATCAATCATTTGATTATACGCAATGGTAAATAGATAGGATTTTGATTTCTCCGTATCTACTTTGTCCTTATTAATCCAAAGTTTTTCGAAGGCAGATTGTACGATATCTCGCGCATCCTCTTCGTGCCGTAGATTTTTTATTATAAACCGAAAAACATTCTCGGCGTATAAATGAACACAATTGTTATAATCATTTTCTGTCATGAAATTCAGTACAAGGTTAATTACTCGTTAAACGGACAACAAAAAGATTAGTTACAATTTTTTGGAAAAAAATATGCGATAATAAAAAAATTAAATTTTAAATGTTTATTCCGAAAGATTCGACATGGGACTTGAGTAATTCTTTCCGAATTCTACTCAAAGATTGCGGGCGAATGCCAATGTAAGAGGCGAGGTCTTTTAAGGGAATTTTTAATGCTAACTCTGGCTGTTCCTCAAATAAATCCAAGTATCGTTTGGTAGCACTATCAGCTAAAAGAGAAATTTCCCTTCTAACTTTTTTCACATATAACGCCTCTGATATTTTTCTACCAATACGATCTCCTAATTGTGTATTTTCATAGATCAAATTCATATCATCATAAGAGATACGCCATAAGGATAAATCTGTAACCGCCACTACATTATACAGGCATGGTAATCGAGTTAGATAAGAGTCATAGGCGGAAAAAAATGAATTTTCAAATATG from Rhizosphaericola mali includes:
- the tyrS gene encoding tyrosine--tRNA ligase, which codes for MNLIEELRWRGMLQDIIPGTEEQLLKESTAGYIGFDPTADSLHIGSLVPIILLCHLQKAGHKPYVLIGGATGMIGDPTGKSAERNLLDEATLAKNIAGVKKQLTQFLDFDASKSNGAVLVNNYDWFKTISFIDFLRDTGKSITVNYMMSKDSVKKRIESDNGISYTEFAYQLMQGHDFYELYTKNNVKLQMGGSDQWGNITTGAELIRRKAGGEAFAFTCPLLKKADGGKFGKTEGGNVWLDAERTTPFQFYQFWINASDDDAKKWIKIFTFLSKETIEQLTIEHDTNPAARLLQKSLAKELTIFVHGEEAYNEAIITTEKLFSAQNASVDTLSVEDLENMNGIVKIDFPKANLNGDLDIVSFLADTKILSSKGEARKMVQNGGVSINREKVADIAAKMNSFTLLHDQYLLIQKGKKNHFLLKAV
- the corA gene encoding magnesium/cobalt transporter CorA — translated: MQIQNINILDYNETEVHEYVPTEINECFPFRDNANVTWINVSKLDKDVVHALCLHYNIHYLLELDILSKGQRPKIDEQDNIIFCLLNMLRIDQQDNSVNKEQVSIVLGPGFIITFQEEPNFDAFESIRKEIRADKSRIRLKGADFLCYALLDAIVDDYQDIIDDFGDRIETEEDALVLSKDFNFSIKEVTRLRKDLMLLRRNILPVRELVNNFLKTNNPLIDKKTERYFKDVYDHILQAQDIMESYHDSMSNLHDLYLNKSSLKMNESMNVMAIVTCLLAPATVIGGIFGMNFDHIPFLHDYNSFWVILTILFIVFLLMLVYFRKKKWI
- a CDS encoding helix-turn-helix domain-containing protein, with product MISLEKNEDFARAASFINQTNKDVFLTGKAGTGKTTFLKFIKESCFKNMVVIAPTGVAAINAGGVTIHSFFQLPFGMYVPNAPSEWGNPEDSMIYNKNRLMSKLRFNRSKLDLIRELELIIIDEISMVRADLLDAIDDILRAIRRQPYTPFGGVQMLYIGDLFQLPPVVKNEEMAQLSELYASPFFFSARSIQETNPIFIELKKIYRQKDDRFIDLLNKVRNNKCEYSDIEYLNSYYQPDFEPNKSEEFITIASHNVIADQINQQELAELPGKIFRFNAMVSRDFPEKVFPAEKTLELKLGAQIMFIKNDKGELRKYYNGKIGTIAEIDTDTIKIKFKGEEDVLLLSREKWSNIRYKYDDVKDKIEEEELGTFEQFPIRLAWAVTIHKSQGLTFDRAIVDAGRSFAAGQVYVALSRLRSIQGLVLRSRISDGNIFSDTNVLQFIEKNADASLDAMLLDEQKEYVGQLLIRTFDWNKLLDKFVDFLEDLATKKVKERDRIALKCRPIHEAIKKQLEVANTFSRQLQIILDKSDAAQYEHLHERMNAAIQWFLPHLETNVIVPFQQIIDLVKAEKKATKFVKELHLMFQIFEKKKRQILQSQSLVDGLANNVPVEELILKLTEQQKEVVESQSIPVVKKREVGETRMVTFAMFQDGKSIEEIATERNLSTSTIETHILQFIPSGEVDLDRFVKKTDQKRIIKYLENHTSATPLKEIFDAFENEFSYMQIKAVRSWFTSQKQASTT
- a CDS encoding glycerophosphodiester phosphodiesterase family protein, with product MKKLMFAIAIGVALMSCKSVKKTTNSNVKNYNPVVAHRGAWKEAKNPQNSIASLKEAIKIGCIGSEFDVHLTKDDSLVICHDDEYQGLIIEKSTYAELAAKKLPNGETIPTLQEYLAAGMDQTATKLVLEVKKSIISKERTIQLTERCVDLVHQLHAQKWILYISFDYDAVKKIRSLDAKANIEYLEGDIAPAQLKADKINGLDYHISVYQKHPEWIAESKKLGLDLNAWTVNEQKDLQYFIDHQFKYITTNEPELLFQLLYK
- a CDS encoding outer membrane beta-barrel protein; this translates as MKFKILASLTLGLTICIYANAQVDSIPKPDTVRRVFNATVTITEVMDSAFNTHYDTLIVANSEVNGAKKKKFINTNWFIFDLGFANYNDKTPYGSAAANSYLMPGTGGDFTKSDMRLRTVKSSNVNIWVFMQKMNLIKGKFNLKYGLGLEMFNFRYENNITYHKNPDYIYRDTTDFKKNKLYVSYASIPLMLNYDPHPENPWAFSISTGIIGGYRIGGHTKQKSSEFGKVKQGGSFDLNDWRLAYTAELGLGPIHVFGTYSITKLQNNVMDQRPYSIGIRFTNW
- a CDS encoding anti-sigma factor; this encodes MITKENYLDWFLLYVDNELDNDQKKLVDQFVATHPEIEEEFLALQETVLPVENFDQNWDNLLKIGNTDNANWEEKMLLHLDNELAKNEQIDLQNHLKNNASDKKNWEALQQTVLPLETISYPNKSELLRKEKGRIIPIWIKVASIAAALLLVCFSIFQWTKTEIPSEIVLNSNPKKTILNQTKTNPVASDSDKLTPKLNQVQKSTEQILASNKPEKKSSIEPKKSISAKKQSIGDPQDQISDDDHWKKSEQFVLAKVDIAPTTKNDIPNVIASTQKIELINLQEKNNVTTTKSSKRMIFAADFNSDDDVYVANTSISTKKILKFFKGKKEEDKKATQTNHL
- a CDS encoding RNA polymerase sigma factor; this translates as MTENDYNNCVHLYAENVFRFIIKNLRHEEDARDIVQSAFEKLWINKDKVDTEKSKSYLFTIAYNQMIDFYRKNNRISLKEDFSEDPRIVQQPDRQLKELIHNAMQKLNEVQRSLVMLKDYEGYSYEEIGAITQLSASQVKVYLHRARLTMRNYLVGMNKVL
- a CDS encoding Crp/Fnr family transcriptional regulator translates to MEKIKKYLEEFGYSIDADWKLFQTKIVKVQFPKKHILLKKGEVEQYIHFLESGIVKYGIPMDNYDSTFNIIFENSFFSAYDSYLTRLPCLYNVVAVTDLSLWRISYDDMNLIYENTQLGDRIGRKISEALYVKKVRREISLLADSATKRYLDLFEEQPELALKIPLKDLASYIGIRPQSLSRIRKELLKSHVESFGINI